The following proteins come from a genomic window of Geminicoccaceae bacterium SCSIO 64248:
- a CDS encoding 3-hydroxybutyrate dehydrogenase: protein MASLSGKTALVTGSSSGIGHGMACRLAEAGADIVLHGIEPEDQVAERIQEVRALCHTKVAYFQADTSDPAAVRRLVAEATETFGKVDILVNNAGIQFTAKVQDFPDERWDSIIAINLSASFHGAKAVLPGMIERGYGRIINIASAHGLVASPEKSAYVAAKHGLVGLTKVIALETAGTGVTCNAICPGWVYTPLVAKQVEARAEQEGKPVEAVKAEFLAEKQPSGDFVTPEQLGGLSVFLCTDDAAQMTGTALSMDGGWVAR, encoded by the coding sequence ATGGCATCGCTGAGCGGAAAGACGGCGCTGGTCACGGGTTCATCGAGCGGCATCGGTCACGGCATGGCCTGCAGGCTGGCCGAGGCGGGCGCCGACATCGTCCTGCACGGCATCGAGCCGGAGGACCAGGTGGCGGAGCGCATCCAGGAGGTGCGCGCGCTCTGCCACACCAAGGTCGCGTATTTCCAGGCCGACACGAGCGACCCAGCGGCCGTCCGCCGCCTCGTCGCCGAGGCGACCGAGACGTTCGGCAAGGTCGACATCCTGGTCAACAACGCCGGCATCCAGTTCACCGCGAAGGTCCAGGACTTTCCGGACGAGCGCTGGGACTCGATCATCGCGATCAACCTGTCCGCCTCGTTCCACGGCGCGAAGGCCGTCCTGCCCGGCATGATCGAACGCGGCTACGGCCGGATCATCAACATCGCCTCGGCGCACGGCCTGGTCGCCTCGCCGGAGAAATCGGCCTATGTCGCCGCCAAGCACGGCCTGGTCGGCCTCACCAAGGTGATCGCGCTCGAGACCGCCGGGACCGGCGTCACCTGCAACGCGATCTGCCCGGGCTGGGTCTATACGCCCCTGGTCGCGAAGCAGGTCGAGGCGCGGGCCGAGCAGGAAGGCAAGCCGGTCGAGGCGGTCAAGGCCGAGTTCCTGGCCGAGAAGCAGCCATCGGGCGACTTCGTGACGCCGGAGCAGCTGGGCGGGCTGTCGGTCTTCCTCTGCACCGACGACGCCGCGCAGATGACCGGGACCGCCTTGTCCATGGATGGCGGCTGGGTGGCGCGCTAG